The proteins below are encoded in one region of Bremerella sp. P1:
- a CDS encoding sulfatase-like hydrolase/transferase — MMRYLLLITFTSILAYGSTLNAADLPNILWITSEDNGPELGCYGDTYADSPNIDSIAAKGMKYKRAWSNAPVCAPARTTIISGIYPPALGAEHMRSQTELPEGFHMFPYYLHEAGYYCTNNSKEDYNLAKHGYVWDESSRKAHWRGRKDGQPFFAVFNFTVSHESQLRKRPHTPVHDPAGVRVPAYHPDTPEVRRDWAQYYDKITEMDKQVGNVLAQLKQDGLDEDTIIFYYGDHGSGMPRSKRWPYDSGLHVPMIVHVPEKYKKLAPKEYEVGGTSERLVGFIDLAPTVLSLAGIEPKEWMQGDAFMGQYQTKPPKYMFGFRGRMDERYDMLRTCTDGQFVYVKNYMPHKIYGQHIDYMFQTPTTQVWKKMYDEGKLNEAQSHFWQVKPSQELYDLTTDPDEVNNLAGDSRYAEKLKELRTAVLNWQKEIHDIGFLPENQIHSRSGKKSPYEMGHDASLYDLDGVMNAALLASSLDPKALPKIKSEFASSDAAVRYWAAMGVLMQSESGVKAAHEQLQAALQDDSPSVRCIAAEALGRYGSQEDVKLALDTLGKLADPTENGVYVSMLALNSIDAMDEKAKPLASVLAKLPDGAKQAPPRTGGYVPRLLQDLKKKLSQ; from the coding sequence ATGATGCGATATCTATTGCTGATTACGTTCACCAGCATCTTGGCCTACGGCAGCACGCTCAATGCTGCGGATTTACCCAATATTCTGTGGATCACAAGTGAAGACAACGGCCCCGAACTGGGGTGCTACGGCGACACGTACGCGGACTCTCCGAATATCGATTCGATCGCTGCCAAAGGGATGAAGTACAAGCGAGCCTGGTCGAATGCTCCTGTTTGTGCTCCTGCCCGAACGACGATCATTTCCGGCATCTATCCGCCAGCACTGGGTGCCGAGCACATGCGTAGCCAGACGGAACTTCCTGAGGGCTTCCACATGTTCCCATACTACCTGCACGAGGCGGGTTACTACTGCACGAACAACTCGAAGGAAGACTACAACCTCGCCAAGCATGGCTACGTGTGGGATGAGTCGAGCCGGAAAGCCCATTGGCGAGGTCGCAAAGACGGACAGCCATTCTTCGCGGTCTTTAACTTCACGGTCAGCCACGAGAGCCAACTGCGCAAGCGGCCTCATACGCCAGTGCATGATCCGGCTGGCGTCCGCGTGCCAGCGTATCATCCTGACACTCCGGAAGTGCGTCGCGACTGGGCACAGTACTACGACAAGATCACCGAGATGGACAAGCAGGTCGGCAACGTATTGGCCCAGCTGAAACAGGACGGCCTGGATGAAGACACGATCATCTTCTACTACGGTGACCACGGCAGCGGTATGCCGCGCAGCAAACGCTGGCCGTATGACTCGGGCTTGCACGTGCCGATGATTGTTCACGTGCCTGAAAAGTATAAGAAACTGGCCCCGAAAGAGTACGAAGTCGGCGGAACGTCCGAACGACTGGTCGGCTTCATCGATCTCGCTCCGACCGTGCTGAGCCTGGCTGGTATTGAGCCGAAAGAGTGGATGCAGGGTGACGCATTCATGGGGCAATACCAGACGAAGCCACCAAAGTACATGTTTGGTTTCCGTGGCCGTATGGATGAACGGTACGACATGCTTCGCACATGTACGGACGGCCAATTTGTCTACGTTAAGAACTACATGCCGCATAAGATCTACGGCCAGCATATCGATTACATGTTCCAGACGCCGACCACCCAGGTTTGGAAGAAGATGTACGATGAAGGCAAGCTGAACGAAGCCCAAAGTCACTTCTGGCAAGTGAAGCCTTCGCAGGAGCTGTATGACCTGACGACTGATCCTGACGAAGTGAACAACCTCGCCGGCGATTCCCGGTATGCCGAAAAGCTAAAGGAACTGCGAACGGCTGTTTTGAATTGGCAGAAGGAGATTCACGATATTGGTTTCCTTCCGGAAAACCAAATCCACTCGCGCAGCGGCAAAAAGTCTCCTTATGAAATGGGACACGATGCTTCGCTTTACGACTTGGATGGCGTCATGAACGCGGCCTTGTTGGCTTCCTCGCTCGATCCGAAGGCCCTGCCCAAGATCAAGAGTGAGTTTGCTTCAAGTGATGCTGCGGTGCGTTACTGGGCAGCAATGGGTGTGCTCATGCAGAGCGAGTCTGGCGTCAAAGCGGCTCACGAGCAGCTGCAAGCCGCGCTTCAGGACGACTCCCCCAGCGTTCGGTGTATCGCCGCCGAGGCCTTGGGCCGCTACGGCAGCCAAGAGGATGTGAAGCTGGCGCTAGATACGCTCGGCAAATTGGCTGATCCGACCGAGAACGGCGTCTATGTTTCGATGCTGGCGCTCAATTCGATCGATGCCATGGACGAAAAGGCCAAGCCGCTGGCATCGGTGCTGGCAAAGCTTCCTGATGGGGCAAAACAAGCTCCTCCTCGCACCGGCGGCTATGTTCCGCGGCTCTTGCAGGACTTAAAGAAAAAGCTGAGTCAGTAA
- a CDS encoding AI-2E family transporter yields the protein MNQEGLSVKKLTEEQSWLQTGALLVLAFIAFSFGLMYARAVLVPFTLALFLNYLVAPIVDFQMIRLKFSKFISVSLTLLLVVLVLVLMSFLVTTVIQNVTTVANDKTFMTKFEQRLEGPLEAASKLMDRISGWEEGEKPPFVGSPEIVPDETEQLPPEDVGTGDPMETPDDASQPLATDEKPIVEQEVEADQPAEELSDDVVENEAGSVAIPISPRQDINRTQQLLRTLVAQIRQEAPQLATQAGATLLNLISSTVLTSIFVGFMLAGRDPYKVSKGIYAEIDRNVRKYIATKFFISAITGLLVWGCLAMIGMQFASMFGLIAFCLNFIPSIGSIIATLLPIPIAIVQFDSALMITLAIVLPGAVQMTMGNVIEPKIMGDGLQLHPATILLALAFFGMLWGPVGMLLAAPITAIVRIVLMRFKTTEPIGFLMAGVLPEEDDHLHHV from the coding sequence ATGAATCAAGAAGGACTGTCGGTCAAGAAGCTCACCGAAGAACAATCGTGGCTTCAGACAGGCGCACTTCTCGTGTTGGCTTTCATCGCGTTTTCGTTCGGGCTGATGTATGCCCGAGCGGTGCTCGTGCCGTTCACGTTGGCATTATTCCTGAACTATCTGGTCGCCCCGATCGTCGACTTTCAGATGATCCGGCTCAAGTTCAGCAAGTTTATCTCCGTCTCGCTGACGCTTCTTCTCGTCGTGCTCGTTCTGGTGCTGATGAGCTTTCTGGTAACGACCGTCATCCAGAACGTCACAACGGTTGCCAACGATAAGACCTTCATGACGAAGTTCGAGCAGCGGCTGGAAGGCCCGCTTGAGGCCGCCTCGAAACTGATGGACCGCATCAGTGGTTGGGAAGAAGGCGAGAAGCCGCCGTTTGTGGGATCGCCAGAGATTGTCCCAGACGAGACGGAACAGCTGCCACCGGAAGACGTGGGCACCGGCGACCCTATGGAAACGCCGGATGATGCCAGTCAGCCACTGGCAACGGATGAGAAGCCTATCGTCGAGCAAGAAGTGGAAGCCGATCAGCCAGCGGAAGAGTTGTCGGACGATGTGGTGGAAAATGAGGCCGGTTCGGTAGCCATCCCCATTTCGCCTCGCCAAGATATCAATCGTACGCAGCAACTACTGCGTACCCTCGTCGCTCAGATTCGCCAAGAGGCACCTCAATTGGCAACACAAGCTGGGGCGACTCTCTTGAACTTGATCAGCAGCACGGTTCTGACGTCGATTTTCGTCGGCTTCATGCTCGCCGGTCGCGATCCGTACAAGGTCTCGAAAGGGATCTACGCCGAGATCGACCGCAACGTCCGCAAGTACATCGCGACGAAGTTCTTTATCTCAGCGATTACCGGGCTTTTGGTTTGGGGATGCCTGGCGATGATTGGGATGCAGTTCGCTTCGATGTTTGGCTTGATTGCATTCTGTCTGAACTTTATCCCGTCGATCGGTTCGATCATTGCGACACTGCTGCCCATTCCGATTGCCATCGTCCAGTTTGATTCCGCCCTGATGATTACCCTGGCGATCGTGCTTCCCGGTGCCGTGCAGATGACGATGGGTAACGTGATAGAGCCCAAGATCATGGGCGATGGACTCCAGTTGCATCCGGCGACCATTCTTTTGGCCCTGGCATTCTTCGGCATGCTGTGGGGACCGGTCGGTATGTTGTTGGCCGCCCCCATTACTGCCATCGTGCGGATCGTGCTGATGCGATTTAAAACCACCGAACCCATCGGTTTTCTCATGGCAGGTGTCTTGCCGGAAGAAGACGATCACTTGCATCATGTGTAA
- a CDS encoding Ig-like domain-containing protein, which translates to MRFKRPKFQASLGEQLEDRSMLSGTPLDLDLSAVPAQTVFAGETLSFNLGELGATVSEGEDGPRTVMYQLDPDGDERPEGMSMTFSGDFQWTPTAEQEGLYSVKIIAVENGVPSSADVEELMIDVRVGRPVVDLNGEDQEGIDYDAVFQVGHGAVSVVDSDLTVSDENDDMLQSAKVTLTNPMDGAEESLSIDVEGTNISVEYADGSIILSGEDTAENYANVLKTLTYNNTSEDADPTSRLVEITVSDGEYESEVATSTIAVNHAPDLLPIAGQTVEIGQTEEFVISATDKNESDEIYMLLDVETPEYVTLTQEAGSREATLSIAPGDGVEPGEYTIRILAVDQYGLADAQYFTLSVSEAANTAPTISPVEDQSIDQDTATEPLAFTIGDAEMAPEDLMVSVESDNEALVDAAAIVMTGTGADQELVITPLAGMTGSANITISVSDGEMTTTESFLLTVNEVVAENSAPTVSPVEDMAIDEDSATDPLTFTVSDAETAVEDLVVSVESDNPALVDAAGILVAGDGADKSLVITPLSGATGSATITISVSDGELTTTESFVLTVNEVIAGNSVPTVTAVEDQTIDQDSATVPLAFAIGDAETAVEDLAVSVESDNPALVDAAGIIVAGDGADKTLIVTPLAGAFGTANITISVSDGEDTATESFVLTVTELVGENTAPTISAVEDQVIDQDSATAPLEFSVSDAESAAEDLVVSVESDNPALVDAAGIIVAGDGADKTLIVTPLSGATGSANITISVTDGEETTTESFLLTVNEVVAGPTAEADSFATDANTPMAIEAAGVLANDLGDALVVSEVNSDAANVGAAIELASGATIVINADGSLSFDPVGKYDGLAEGESATETVSYTTSDSVAAMASADIEITVNGVNDAPVAEDDAFATESDTALTLTVAGVLMNDSDVDNGDTMTVSAVNGEAANVGQPVALDGGGMLTLNADGSMTFDPNGEFEDLAEPATIQFGYTVSDALGLTADATVTITISAPSGVENENAAPINSVPGEQSTDSATPIVFDEANGNAISVSDPDAADAMVQVTISVDSGVLTLSNGFESDRHKLLGSIDQINSLLTGLVYTPDSAFEGSATLTIVTDDLGNTGFGGAKADADSILIAVSAAAVSGVDGQPEGEGIDLIAEDDDEVDDLFNPCHMA; encoded by the coding sequence ATGCGGTTCAAACGCCCCAAGTTTCAAGCTTCTCTCGGGGAACAACTGGAAGATCGCAGTATGTTGAGTGGAACTCCGCTGGACTTGGATTTGTCAGCGGTTCCCGCGCAGACGGTGTTCGCCGGCGAGACACTGAGCTTTAACCTCGGTGAACTTGGCGCTACCGTCAGCGAAGGGGAAGATGGGCCAAGGACGGTCATGTATCAGCTCGACCCCGATGGCGACGAGCGACCAGAGGGAATGTCGATGACATTCTCTGGCGATTTCCAGTGGACCCCCACTGCCGAACAAGAAGGTCTTTATAGCGTGAAGATCATTGCCGTCGAGAACGGCGTGCCTTCTAGCGCTGATGTCGAAGAACTGATGATCGACGTTCGTGTCGGTCGCCCGGTTGTCGACCTCAACGGTGAAGACCAGGAAGGCATCGATTACGATGCCGTCTTTCAAGTAGGTCACGGGGCAGTCAGTGTCGTGGATAGCGACTTGACAGTCTCGGACGAAAACGACGACATGCTGCAATCGGCGAAGGTCACCCTGACCAACCCGATGGATGGCGCCGAGGAGTCCCTCTCCATCGACGTGGAAGGGACCAATATCAGTGTGGAATATGCCGATGGCTCGATCATCTTGTCGGGTGAAGATACCGCCGAGAACTATGCCAACGTGCTGAAGACACTGACGTACAACAATACCAGCGAAGATGCTGACCCGACCTCTCGGTTAGTTGAAATCACCGTGAGCGACGGCGAATACGAGAGTGAAGTGGCTACCAGCACCATTGCTGTTAACCACGCACCAGACTTGCTGCCGATCGCGGGTCAGACGGTTGAGATTGGTCAAACTGAAGAGTTTGTGATCTCGGCCACCGACAAGAACGAGAGCGACGAAATCTACATGTTGCTCGATGTGGAAACGCCGGAATACGTAACCCTGACTCAGGAAGCGGGTTCGCGGGAAGCGACGCTTTCGATCGCTCCTGGCGATGGTGTCGAACCTGGTGAATACACCATCCGTATTCTCGCGGTCGATCAGTATGGACTGGCTGATGCTCAGTACTTCACCCTAAGCGTTTCGGAAGCCGCCAACACTGCGCCTACGATCAGCCCGGTTGAAGATCAAAGTATTGATCAAGACACCGCGACCGAGCCATTGGCCTTCACCATCGGTGATGCCGAAATGGCTCCAGAAGACCTGATGGTATCGGTCGAGTCGGACAACGAAGCGTTGGTGGATGCTGCCGCGATCGTCATGACAGGTACCGGTGCCGATCAGGAGTTGGTCATCACGCCGCTGGCCGGTATGACTGGTTCGGCCAACATCACCATCAGCGTGAGCGATGGGGAAATGACGACGACCGAATCGTTTCTGCTGACCGTCAATGAAGTGGTCGCTGAGAATTCGGCTCCAACCGTTTCGCCGGTTGAGGACATGGCGATTGACGAAGATTCAGCTACCGATCCGTTGACCTTCACCGTGAGTGACGCGGAAACGGCAGTCGAAGACCTGGTCGTCAGCGTGGAATCGGACAACCCGGCGTTGGTCGATGCGGCTGGTATTCTCGTTGCCGGTGACGGTGCCGATAAGTCCTTGGTCATCACGCCGCTGTCTGGTGCGACCGGTTCGGCTACCATCACCATTAGCGTTTCCGATGGTGAGCTGACGACCACCGAGTCGTTCGTTCTGACTGTCAACGAAGTGATTGCTGGTAACTCGGTTCCCACGGTGACTGCGGTTGAAGATCAGACGATCGATCAAGACTCGGCAACCGTGCCACTGGCCTTCGCGATCGGTGATGCTGAAACGGCCGTTGAAGATCTGGCGGTCAGCGTGGAGTCGGACAACCCTGCGTTGGTCGATGCCGCTGGTATCATCGTCGCCGGTGACGGTGCCGATAAGACGTTGATTGTCACTCCGCTGGCAGGTGCTTTTGGCACAGCCAACATTACCATCAGCGTGAGCGACGGCGAGGACACTGCAACCGAGTCTTTCGTGCTGACGGTAACCGAACTGGTGGGGGAGAATACTGCCCCGACGATCAGCGCGGTCGAGGACCAGGTGATCGACCAGGATTCGGCGACTGCCCCGCTCGAGTTTTCCGTTTCCGATGCTGAGTCGGCCGCGGAAGATCTCGTTGTCAGTGTTGAATCGGACAACCCAGCACTGGTGGATGCCGCAGGTATCATCGTGGCCGGTGACGGTGCCGACAAGACTTTGATTGTCACGCCGCTGTCTGGTGCGACCGGTTCGGCCAACATCACCATCAGTGTGACTGACGGTGAAGAAACGACGACCGAATCGTTTCTGCTGACGGTGAACGAAGTAGTTGCCGGTCCAACGGCTGAAGCGGATAGCTTCGCTACCGACGCCAACACGCCAATGGCGATCGAAGCCGCTGGTGTCCTGGCGAATGACCTGGGTGATGCTCTGGTTGTCTCCGAGGTCAACAGCGATGCAGCCAACGTCGGTGCGGCTATCGAACTGGCTTCCGGTGCGACGATTGTTATCAACGCCGACGGTAGCCTGAGCTTCGATCCGGTTGGCAAGTACGATGGTTTGGCCGAAGGTGAATCGGCAACGGAAACCGTCTCGTACACTACCTCGGATTCGGTTGCGGCGATGGCTTCCGCAGACATCGAGATCACCGTTAATGGTGTGAATGATGCACCGGTAGCGGAAGACGATGCCTTCGCGACCGAATCGGATACCGCACTGACGTTGACCGTGGCTGGTGTTCTGATGAACGACAGCGACGTCGACAACGGCGATACGATGACCGTTTCGGCGGTCAATGGTGAAGCGGCAAACGTCGGTCAGCCAGTCGCACTGGATGGTGGCGGCATGTTGACGCTTAACGCCGATGGAAGCATGACCTTCGACCCCAATGGTGAGTTTGAAGACCTGGCTGAACCAGCCACGATTCAGTTCGGCTACACTGTTTCCGATGCTCTGGGTTTGACGGCGGATGCGACCGTGACCATCACCATTTCTGCTCCAAGTGGTGTGGAAAACGAGAATGCGGCACCGATCAATTCGGTGCCAGGCGAGCAGTCGACTGACTCGGCCACGCCGATCGTCTTCGACGAAGCCAACGGTAACGCTATCTCGGTTTCCGATCCGGATGCGGCTGATGCCATGGTCCAGGTGACCATCAGCGTCGATAGTGGTGTGCTGACGCTTTCCAACGGTTTCGAGAGTGACCGTCACAAGCTACTCGGCTCGATCGATCAAATCAACTCGCTGCTGACCGGCCTGGTTTACACGCCAGATTCGGCCTTCGAGGGTAGTGCGACTTTGACGATCGTGACCGACGACCTGGGCAACACCGGCTTCGGTGGTGCGAAGGCCGACGCCGATAGCATCCTGATCGCGGTTTCTGCCGCAGCGGTCAGCGGTGTAGACGGTCAGCCAGAAGGTGAAGGTATCGACCTGATCGCCGAGGATGACGACGAAGTCGACGACCTCTTCAATCCTTGTCACATGGCGTAG
- a CDS encoding enoyl-ACP reductase FabI produces MTDFLKLTGKNIVVTGVANRKSVAWHIAKTLEEAGATVIYVVRSEARKESTAKLLADRQVLVCDVEYQEQIDKLRDDLTDQGLTIHGLVHSMAFADYSEGMKPFHETTKAQFLQAVDISCFSLVKLSNALKDLFDEDASVVTVSISTTTMASENYGFMAPIKAALDSSLAFLTKSFSSFSRVRFNAVGPSLLKTSASAGIPGYVDAYLFAEKVIPRKSAVTTQEAADVAVFLLSPRSSGIQAQNIAVDAGMSINYFDKDIIAGVLKHDS; encoded by the coding sequence GTGACCGACTTTCTCAAACTTACCGGCAAGAACATCGTCGTCACTGGGGTCGCCAATCGCAAAAGCGTTGCCTGGCATATCGCCAAGACCCTGGAAGAAGCTGGGGCCACGGTCATTTACGTGGTCCGCAGCGAGGCCCGTAAGGAGTCGACGGCGAAGCTGCTAGCAGATCGTCAGGTGCTGGTCTGCGATGTTGAATACCAGGAGCAGATCGATAAGCTCCGCGATGACCTGACCGATCAGGGACTGACGATCCATGGCCTGGTCCACTCGATGGCCTTCGCCGATTATTCGGAAGGGATGAAGCCGTTTCACGAAACGACCAAGGCTCAGTTCCTGCAAGCCGTCGACATTTCCTGCTTCTCGCTGGTAAAGCTATCGAACGCGCTCAAAGACTTGTTCGACGAAGACGCATCAGTCGTGACTGTTTCGATTTCGACAACTACCATGGCCAGCGAGAACTACGGCTTCATGGCCCCGATCAAAGCGGCTCTCGATTCGTCCCTGGCGTTTTTGACCAAAAGCTTCAGCAGTTTCTCCCGTGTCCGGTTCAACGCCGTGGGGCCTAGTTTGCTCAAGACTTCGGCTTCAGCGGGTATCCCTGGCTATGTCGACGCGTATCTCTTTGCTGAGAAGGTCATTCCCCGCAAGAGTGCTGTCACGACGCAGGAAGCAGCTGACGTTGCCGTCTTCCTGTTGAGTCCTCGCTCGAGCGGTATCCAGGCCCAGAACATAGCCGTGGACGCCGGGATGAGCATCAACTACTTCGACAAAGACATCATCGCTGGCGTTCTCAAGCACGATTCTTAA
- a CDS encoding amidohydrolase family protein, whose amino-acid sequence MPETPYPIIDTHQHLWDPKRLNLPWLAGAGPHLNRKNTIEEYNAAVEGLPIAAAIYMEVNAAPDQKLQEAELVRQLIDSGTYVTSAAILSVDPGKDNFREFADRFESQTWVKGYRQVLHGGDTPPGYCLKARFINNCRHLGATGKTFDLCMRPAELKDAARLADACPDTRFVLDHCGNVDPKAFFAKDDPREGSAPENAARWQEDMYQLAKLPNVFCKVSGIIARVPKEWTPDDLRPVVEHCREAFGEKRLVFGTDWPVCNAGGTARQWIEAMQQITSDWSPDKQQSLWSENAKTVYQLT is encoded by the coding sequence ATGCCTGAAACGCCCTACCCGATCATCGATACGCACCAGCACCTTTGGGATCCGAAGCGCCTGAATCTGCCATGGCTCGCCGGTGCCGGTCCCCATTTGAATCGCAAGAACACCATTGAGGAATACAATGCGGCGGTCGAAGGCCTGCCGATTGCTGCGGCGATCTATATGGAAGTGAATGCGGCTCCCGATCAAAAGCTGCAGGAGGCAGAGTTGGTCCGCCAGTTGATCGATTCCGGCACGTACGTCACGTCGGCGGCGATCCTCTCGGTTGACCCCGGCAAGGATAACTTCCGTGAGTTCGCCGACCGGTTTGAATCTCAGACCTGGGTGAAAGGATATCGCCAGGTGCTGCATGGGGGCGACACTCCACCTGGCTACTGCTTAAAGGCCAGGTTCATCAACAACTGTCGTCATCTCGGTGCAACGGGAAAGACGTTCGATCTGTGCATGCGACCAGCCGAACTGAAGGATGCCGCTCGCCTGGCGGACGCTTGTCCTGATACGCGTTTCGTACTGGATCATTGCGGCAATGTCGATCCGAAGGCATTCTTCGCCAAAGATGACCCACGCGAAGGATCGGCTCCGGAGAATGCTGCCCGCTGGCAAGAGGACATGTATCAGTTGGCCAAGCTTCCTAACGTCTTCTGCAAAGTCTCCGGCATCATCGCACGCGTGCCGAAAGAGTGGACGCCGGATGACCTTCGTCCGGTTGTCGAGCACTGTCGCGAAGCGTTCGGTGAGAAGCGCCTGGTCTTCGGCACCGACTGGCCAGTCTGTAATGCCGGCGGTACTGCCCGGCAGTGGATCGAAGCGATGCAGCAGATCACGTCTGATTGGTCTCCGGATAAACAGCAGAGTCTGTGGAGCGAAAACGCCAAGACGGTCTATCAGCTCACTTAG
- a CDS encoding phytoene desaturase family protein, producing MPKDFLKDTQDEYDVVVIGSGLAGLTAANTLARQGRSVLLCEQHYKLGGMATWFKRPGGHIFDISLHGFPIGMIKSCKRYWTREIADSIVQLKNIRFDNPMFSLSTTFNREDFTQLLIQEFNVPEATVKEFFDTARSMNFYDDQGMTTKELFDKFFPGREDVVRLLMEPITYANGSTLEDPAISYGIVFSNFMSKGVFTFQGGTDRLIQLMHEDLKKSGVDVRINVDVEKINLENGRVQSIVANGKTIKCKSIVSNSNLKLTIFDLVGEQHFDKKFIEDAKEVRLNNSSTQVYIAMKPDEQIPEETGDLLFSSTAPAFRTDLLLSRDITSRTYSFYYPHTRPEGRPRSLVVSSTNARFEDWANLSEDEYKASKDDLAETTLDALEKYVPNVRERIDHVEVSTPKTFQRYTKHALGSSFGTKFEGLAVSRAIPEQVPGLYHAGSVGIIMSGWLGAINYGVIVSNDVDSYLMKSSAGSQLADSTK from the coding sequence ATGCCGAAAGACTTTCTGAAAGACACGCAGGACGAGTACGACGTTGTAGTGATCGGCAGCGGCCTGGCCGGGCTGACCGCCGCCAACACGCTGGCTCGTCAAGGTCGTAGCGTTCTGCTTTGCGAGCAGCACTACAAGCTGGGCGGGATGGCAACCTGGTTCAAGCGGCCAGGCGGTCACATCTTCGATATCTCGCTACACGGCTTCCCGATCGGGATGATCAAAAGCTGCAAGCGTTATTGGACTCGCGAAATCGCCGACTCGATCGTGCAGTTGAAGAACATCCGCTTCGATAACCCGATGTTCTCGCTGTCGACGACCTTCAACCGCGAAGACTTCACGCAGTTGTTGATCCAAGAGTTCAACGTGCCCGAAGCGACTGTAAAGGAGTTCTTCGACACGGCTCGCAGCATGAACTTCTACGACGATCAGGGGATGACAACGAAAGAACTGTTCGACAAGTTCTTCCCCGGACGCGAAGATGTCGTGCGGTTGCTGATGGAGCCCATCACGTATGCCAACGGTTCGACCCTGGAAGATCCGGCGATCAGCTACGGCATCGTCTTCTCGAACTTCATGAGCAAAGGCGTCTTCACCTTCCAAGGCGGGACCGATCGGCTCATTCAATTGATGCACGAAGACCTGAAGAAGTCAGGCGTCGACGTGCGGATTAATGTCGATGTCGAGAAGATCAATCTCGAGAACGGCCGAGTTCAGAGCATTGTTGCCAACGGCAAGACGATCAAGTGTAAGTCGATTGTCTCGAACTCGAACCTGAAGCTGACCATCTTTGATTTGGTTGGCGAGCAGCACTTCGATAAGAAGTTTATCGAAGATGCCAAAGAGGTGCGGCTGAATAACTCCAGCACCCAGGTCTACATCGCTATGAAACCGGATGAGCAGATTCCCGAGGAAACCGGCGACCTGCTCTTCAGCAGTACGGCTCCGGCGTTCCGTACCGACCTGCTGCTTAGCCGCGACATTACCAGTCGCACGTACTCGTTCTATTATCCGCACACGCGGCCCGAAGGGCGTCCGCGATCGCTGGTTGTTTCCAGTACGAATGCTCGGTTTGAAGATTGGGCGAATCTGTCGGAAGACGAGTACAAAGCCAGTAAGGACGATCTCGCCGAGACCACGCTTGATGCGCTTGAAAAGTACGTTCCCAACGTTCGCGAGCGTATCGACCACGTCGAGGTCTCGACCCCCAAAACCTTCCAGCGGTACACCAAGCATGCCCTGGGCTCAAGCTTCGGTACGAAGTTTGAAGGTCTGGCTGTGAGCCGGGCTATTCCTGAGCAAGTGCCTGGTTTGTATCACGCCGGTAGCGTGGGCATCATCATGTCAGGTTGGCTTGGCGCGATTAACTACGGGGTGATCGTCTCGAACGATGTCGACTCGTACCTCATGAAGTCTTCCGCCGGATCGCAGTTGGCCGATAGCACTAAGTAA
- the fabZ gene encoding 3-hydroxyacyl-ACP dehydratase FabZ, which translates to MTKTAIEDAIPHRGPMLLVDEVAEQSEDHILCRKTFTPDEYFFQGHYPDYPLVPGVILCEATMQAGAILLSKFVQDGDGVPVATRLNDVKFKKMVRPGDTIEMNVKLNERMADAFFMTGKVTVDGKLAMRFNFACTVAKMENA; encoded by the coding sequence ATGACGAAGACCGCCATCGAAGACGCCATTCCGCATCGCGGCCCTATGCTGCTGGTCGACGAAGTTGCCGAGCAGTCGGAAGATCACATCCTCTGCCGCAAGACGTTCACACCGGACGAATACTTCTTTCAAGGTCACTATCCCGACTACCCACTGGTTCCTGGGGTGATCTTGTGCGAAGCGACCATGCAGGCCGGGGCCATCTTGCTCTCGAAGTTTGTGCAAGACGGGGACGGAGTGCCGGTTGCCACGCGACTGAACGATGTGAAGTTCAAGAAGATGGTACGCCCTGGCGACACGATCGAAATGAACGTGAAGCTGAACGAACGCATGGCAGACGCGTTCTTTATGACCGGAAAGGTAACCGTTGATGGCAAGCTGGCCATGCGGTTCAACTTTGCCTGTACTGTAGCGAAGATGGAAAACGCGTAA